The sequence below is a genomic window from Synechococcus sp. PCC 7335.
ATGTAGAAAACGAACGTTTGTCGTTCAAGCGTTTACCTGCTGAGCTGGTTACGGCATAGCCTTCTAGTTCTGTGTTCTATTTTTCAATAGATATATTGCTTAAGGAGATGGTGATGACCATCTCCTTTTTTAGTTTCTAGTAGTTTTTTAGTTTCAAGAAGTTTCATCAATTCTTCTTGAAGAATGCATGTTAGCAACCTGCGCGTTCATATATGTTGAAGCTATCAGGGATCGTATCGAGAGGTTAATGTCCTTGGGTTGATGTCCTTGACTTCGGCCCAGCGCAAAAGTCTTCTTGGTGAACCAAAGGATAGCGATCGCTCATACTTTCGTTATCTTTCATTATTAGAATACTGCTAACGAGTTTGGAGTAGATTACGTGCTCTCCTAACACTTAGCGAGCTATCTATATTTCGACGGTCCGCTCCCAGTCGAATTGGCGTAGTTACATCTTGCTGTTGGACTTTCATCGCTGTTGGACTTTTATCGAAAAGATACTGTCAAATTAATAGGAGTCTAAATATACATAACTCTAAACAAACTACATAACCTAGATAAACCATCTAACTATCCATCTAACTATGTTTAAAGGGGCTATTCCACATGACAATGTCTTCTAGGCAGCCTGCTCAAGCCACCCCCCAACCGAGGCTTGAGCTCACCGGCTCGCGGCAGTTCACAGCTTGGCTAGCAGAGCAGGCGCTTAGTCTTGGCTTTACTACCTACCAGGCCGGTAAGCTCTTCTTGATTGGGCTGCAAAAGGACGGACGGCTCTCGGTTTTTGAACGCACCTTCGAACGCTGTATGGGCCTATGCGCAACAGGCAATAGCCTTTATATGAGTTCGCTCTATCAGCTCTGGCGCTTCGAAAATATCCTAGAACCTGGGCAGCTGTCGGGCGAGTTCGATGCTTTGTACGTCCCGCAGATGAGCTACGTCACAGGCGATCTTGATATTCACGATGTGGCGATGACTACCGCAGACTATACGCTAAGTTCCAAGCTGCTAGGCGAACGAGTCAGCACGCCAGGTATCGTCTTCGTCAATACGTTGTTTGGCTGCCTAGCCACCCTGAGTGAAACACATAGCTTTCGGCCGGTTTGGCATCCGCCGTTCCTGTCCAAACTAGCCGCAGAAGACCGCTGCCATCTGAACGGGTTGGCGCTACAGGACGGACAGCCTGCCTATGTGACGGCGGTCAGTCAAAGCGATGTTGCCGATGGTTGGCGCGACCATCGGGTAAGTGGCGGCTGTGTGATTGATGTGCGTAGCAATGAGGTGGTTGCTACTGGCCTTTCGATGCCCCATTCGCCGCGGTGGTATCGGGGCAAGCTGTGGCTGCTGAATTCGGGTACGGGCGAGTTTGGTCAGGTTGATTTGGCCACCGGAAAGTTTGAGCCGGTGGCGTTTTGTCCGGGCTACTTACGGGGGCTAACGTTTGCGGACGACTTTGCAGTAGTTGGCCTATCGCAGTCGCGGGGGAACAAGACCTTTGCCGAGCTACCGCTAGAAGACCGGTTGCAGGCAAAGCAAGCGACGCCGCGCTGTGGGCTGAGTGTGATTGATTTGCGTAGTGGTGATGTGGCGCATAGTCTGCGCATAGAGGGTGTGGTAGAAGAACTCTACGATGTCGTGACGTTGCCGCAGGTAAGGCGGCCCCAGGCGATTGGCATCCGTAGTGATGAGATTCGGCGGGTACTCAGGGTGGCGGGTGAATAACTCGCGATAGACAAAAGATAAGAAAAACGGTCTGCGTCAACAGGCCGCTGTAGTTGTAAACACAAGGACGATAGCAAAATGGCTTTTCCAGCACAGTTTGACTTAGCAGACCTCGATGGCAGTAACGGCTTTGTAATTAATGGCGTCGACGAATTTGATTTCTCCGGTTATTCGGTGAGTGGTGCGGGTGATGTCAATGGTGATGGCATCGACGACCTGATCATTGGTGCAACTGGAGCCGACCCTAATGGCGAATTCTCAGGTGAGGTCTACGTAGTGTTTGGCCGCAGTGCGGGCTTTGATGCTGCCTTTGAACTCTCTAGCTTGGACGGCAGCAACGGCTTCGTACTCAATGGCATTGATGGCGGCGATCGCACTAGTCGTTCGGTGAGTGGTGCGGGTGACGTCAACGGCGATGGCTTCGATGATGTAATTATCAGCGCATACAGCGCCGAGCTCAACGGTAGTAGTGTAGGCGAGAACTACGTAGTGTTTGGCTCTGACGCGGGCTTTGACGCTGCCTTTGAGCTTTCTAGCTTGAACGGTAGTAACGGCTTCGTACTCAATGGCATCGACGAATTTGATTCCCCCGGTTATTCGGTGAGTGGTGCAGGTGATGTCAATGGTGATGGCTTTGATGACCTGATTATTGGTGCTCCCTTTGCCGACCCTAACGGCTTCGACTCGGGTGAGAGCTATGTGGTATTTGGTAGCGATGCTGGCTTTGACGCTACCCTCGAGCTTTCTAGCTTAGACGGCAGTAATGGCTTCGTACTCAACGGCATTGATGAAAATGGCTTCTTTGGTTTTTCGGTAAGTGGTGCGGGCGATGTCAATGGCGATGGCTTCGATGACGTAATTATTGGTGCACCCAATAGTTACCAGGGCTATATAGTGTTTGGCTCTGACGCGGGCTTTGACGCTGCCTTTGAGTTCTCCAGCTTAGATGGCAGTAATTTTTCTGTAATCGATGGCGTTGATAGGGGTGACCGCTTCGGTCATTCGGTGAGTGGGGCAGGCGATGTCAACGGCGATGGCTTTGATGATGTGATTATTGGCGCATATACAGCCGCCCCTAATGGCAACCGCAGCGCAGGTGAGAGCTATGTGGTGTTTGGTACTGATGCAGGCTTTCCCACTACCCTTGAGCTTTCTAGTCTAGATGGCAGCAATGGCTTCGTAATTAACGGCGTCGATAGCGGCGACTACTCCGGTTATTCGGTGAGTGGTGCAGGTGATGTCAACGGCGATGGCTTTGATGATGTGATTATTGGTGCATATCAAGCCGACCCTGATGGCGTAAATATTACCGGTGAGAGCTACGTGGTGTTTGGCACTGATGCAGGCTTCGATGCTGTCCTCGAACTCTCTAGCCTAGACGGTAGCAATGGCTTCATTCTCAGTGGCATCGACGAATTTGATTTCTCTGGTTTTTCGGTGAGCGGAGCAGGTGATGTCAACGGCGATGGCTTCGATGACCTGATTATTGGTGCATTTCGAGCTGCCCCTAATGGTATGAGGCTTGCTGGTGAGAGCTATGTGGTGTTTGGTGCCACTGATATCGGGTTATCTACAAACACTATCATCGGCACTAATGGCGACGATACACTTATCGGCAGCAAGAACAAAGACCTTCTGTTCGGCCTGGCGGGCAACGACTTTCTTGATGGCAGGAACAACAGCGATTCGCTCGACGGCGGTAAGGGTAACGATATCCTCAACGGTGGTCGAGGTAGCGATGCTCTCTTCGGTGGTAACGGGAACGACATCCTCAACGGCGGAGCCGACAACGATTCGCTTGATGGTGGCAACGGCCGCGATACGCTCAACGGTGACAAAGGTAACGATACGCTCGATGGTGGTCGAGGTAGCGACGCTCTCTTTGGTAACGATGGCAACGACATCCTCAACGGTGGAAAAGGCAACGATACGCTAGACGGCGGTAAGGGTAACGATACGCTAGACGGCGGCCGGGGAAATGACCTGCTCAACGGTGGTCGGGGCTTAGATGTGCTCGATGGCGGTCGGGGGAATGACTCGCTCAACGGCGGGGCGGACAACGACACGCTCGATGGCGGCAAGGGCAACGATACGCTAGACGGGGGCCGTGGTAACGACCTGCTCACCGGTGGTAACGGTAGAGATGTACTGCTGGGCAGCGATGGAGATGACACCCTCGTCGGTGGGGGCAACAACGATACGCTCACAGGCGGTAACGGTAGAGACACGTTTGTCCTATCAGTTGGTGGTGGCGTTGACACCATCACAGACTTCGACAGTAAAGACCTGATTGGTCTAGCGGGCGGACTGGGTATAGGCGAACTTTCCTTCGTAGGTAGTGACATCTTCGTTACTGATACGAACGAAGTGCTAGCGACCCTCACTGGCATTGATACGACAAGTTTGAGCAACAGTCAGTTCGTACTGGTCTAAGCGCTTTTAGCCTAGGTTCAGGCGAACTCGAATATCTCAAATATGAAAAACGGCCTGCGTCAACAGGCCGCTGTAGTTGTAAACGAAAGGATGATAGCAAAATGGCTTTTTCATTACCGCTTTTAGCAGAACTCGATGGAAGTAACGGCTTTTCGATCGAAAGCTCTGGTTTTTTTGTAAGTGGCGCAGGTGATGTCAACAACGATGGCATTGATGACCTAATTGTTGACGGTTCAGTGGTCTTTGGCTCCGATACGGGGTTTGAAGCGGCCTTTGACCGTTCTAGCTTAGATGGCAGCAATGGTTTTGTGCTCAATGGCTTTGCTTCTTCCGCAAGCGATGCGGGCGATGTCAACGGTGATGGCATTGATGACCTAATTGTTGGCAGCTCAGTGGTATTTGGCACCGATGCAGGCTTTGAAGCAGTCCTTGACCGTTCTAGCTTGGACGGCAGCAACGGCTTTGTCCTCAATGACATTGATGCACAGGACAGAACTGGCTCTTCCGTGAGCGGTGCGGGCGATGTTAACGGTGATGGCTTCGATGATCTGATTATTGGTGCACCTGCGGCTGATCCCAATGGCGACTCTTCCGGCGAGAGCTACGTGGTGTTTGGTACCGACGCGGGCTTTGATGCTGCCTTTGAGCTCTCTAGCTTAGATGGTAGCAATGGCTTCGTGCTCAATGGCATTTCTGAAGGCGATCGCTCCGGCAGTTCGGTAAGCGGTGCGGGTGATGTCAACGGCGATGGCTTTGATGATTTGATCATTAGCGCACCTGGCGCCGACATCAATGGGACTATGTCAGGTCAGAGCTACGTGGTGTTCGGCTCTGATACAGGTTTTGACGCAGCTCTCGAACTCTCTAGCTTAGATGGCAGCAACGGTTTCGTGCTCAATGGCATCAACGAATACGACTACTTTGGTAGCTCGGTGAGCGGTGCGGGTGACATTAACGGTGATGGCTTTGATGACTTGATTATTGGTGCGCCTGGGGCAGATCCATATCGTGGATTTCCGCTTTCTATAGGCGAAAGCTACGTAGTGTTCGGTAGCGATACAGACTTCGACGCTACTCTTGAAATCTCGGAGCTCGATGGTAACAACGGTTTTTCACGCAGAGGCTTCGATTTCTATGACCGCTCAGGTAGTTCAGTGAGCGGTGCGGGTGACGTTAACGGTGATGGCTTTGATGACGTGATTGTTGGTGCACCTCAGGCCGATCTGATGCCTCGCTATCGTCGCGACTCAGGTACGATTTATGTGCTATTCGGCAGCGATTCAGACTTCAGTACTTCCGGGCTCTTGGGTACTGATGTTTATGACAATTTCGGCTCTTCCGTGAGCGGTGCGGGCGATGTCAACGGTGATGGCTTTGATGACCTGATTGTTGGTGCACCTGGTGCAGGGCAGAGCTATGTGATATTTGGCGTTGCTAGTAATCCAAATCCTGATGCGATCGATGACGCAGTGACTACTGATGAGGATACGCCATTGAGCGGTAATGTCTTTGCTGACAATGGCAATGGTCCGGATACCGCCACGGATGGTAACTCCTTCACCGTTACCCGGGTCAATGGCAGCCCTGCTAACGTCGGTACTCAAGTTGTTCTTACCTCAGGCGCACTACTCACCCTCAATTCCGACGGTAGCTTCGACTACGATCCTAATGGCCGGTTTGAGGCACTCAACGCAAACGATACCGCCACTGATAGCTTTGAGTACACCATCAAAGGTGAGCGCTTTGCTGATACCGCCACCGTAACTATCGCCATTACTGGCGTTACTGATTCAACCGGACAGCTTAATTTGGCTCTGCTTGATGGCAGCAACGGCTTTGTACTCAATGGTGTTGCTGAAGGTGACAGTTCCGGTATTTCGGTAAGCGGTGCGGGCGACATTAATGGCGATGGCTTTGATGACCTGATTATTGGTGCATACAGTGCTGATCCCAATGGGGACTATTCAGGTGAGAGCTATGTGGTGTTTGGCTCCGACGCAGGCTTTGACACTGCTATTGAACTCTCTAACTTGGATGGCAGCAACGGCTTCGTGCTTAGTGGTATCGATGAACGCGATAGCTTCGGTTACTCGGTGAGTGGTGTAGGCGACATTAACGGCGACGGTATCGATGACCTAATTATCAGCGCACCTGGCGCAGGGCAGACCTATGTGGTGTTTGGCGCTGATACGGGCTTTGACGCTGCTCTCGAACTCTCTAGCTTGGATGGCGGCAACGGCTTCGTAGTAAATGGCATTAATGCAAATAGCGACTCTGGTATCTCGCTAAGTGGTGTAGGCGATGTGAATGGTGATGGCTTCGATGATCTTATTATTGGCGCATACCCAACCTACTCTTCATATGTGATTTTTGGTTCCAGCATGGGCTTTGATGCTGTCCTAGAAATTTCTGACTTAGATGGTAACAACGGCTTCGTACTCAACGGTGGTGGCTACTCCGGTTATTCGGTCAGCGGCGCAGGTGATATCAATGGTGATGGCTTCGATGACCTCATTATCGGCGCACCAAGATTCGAGCTTGGTGACGGTTATCCCTATACCTATACAGGCGCAACCTATGTGTTGTTTGGCACCGATGCGGGCTTCGAGGCTACTTTTGACCTCTCTAGCCTAGACGGCAGCAACGGCTTCGTAATAGATGGTGCTGATGAAGATGACTATGCTGGTGCTTCGGTCAGCGGCGCAGGTGATGTCAATGGTGATGGCTTCGATGACCTGATTATCGGTGCACGTAGGGCCGATCCCAATGGAGATGCTTCAGGCGAAAGCTATGTGGTGTTTGGCACCGATGCAGGCTTCGATACTGCCATTGAGCCCTCTAGCTTAGACGGCAGTAACGGCTTCGTAATTAATGGCATTGATGAAGGCGACGGCTCTGGCCGTTCAGTCAGTGGCGCAGGTGATGTGAATGGTGATGGCTTCGATGACCTGATTATTAGCGCACCTTACGCGGACCCTAATAGCTTCAGTTCAGGCGAAAGCTATGTGGTGTTTGGCACCGATGCAGGCTTCGATGCTGTCTTTAGTCTCTTTAGCTTAGATGGCAGCAACGGCTTCGTAATTAATGGCATTGATGAACTTGATCGTTCCGGTGTTTCGGTGAGCGGTGCGGGGGATATCAACGGTGACGGCTTTGATGACCTAATTATTGGCGCACCTGGGGCCGATCCTAATGGCTACGATTCAGGCGAGAGCTATGTAGTGTTTGGCGCTGCTGATATTGGGTTATCCACATCTACGCGCTTCGGCACTAGCGGAGATGATACGCTCATCGGTGGCAAGAACAAAGACATCCTGTTCGGCTTAGGGGGCAACGACTTTCTCGATGGCGGCAACGGTGACGATTCGCTAGACGGGGGCCGGGGCAGAGACATTCTCTTCGGCGGTAATGGCGACGATATCCTTTTCGGGGGAGCAGACAGCGATACGCTAGATGGCGGCAAAGGCAACGATACGCTAGACGGTGGCAAAGGCAACGATACGCTGGACGGCGGTCGGGGTGATGACAGCCTCTTCGGCGGTGATGGTAACGACAGCCTGATTGGAGGAGCAGACAGCGATACGCTAGGCGGTGGCAAGGGTAACGATACGCTAGACGGTGGCAAGGGCAACGACTCGCTCGATGGCGGTCGGGGCCTAGATGCGCTCTTCGGCAACGATGGTAACGACATCCTCAGTGGTGGTGCGGACAACGATACGCTAGACGGCGGTAGAGGTAACGATACGCTAGACGGGGGCCGGGGGAATGACTTTCTCACGGGCGGTAGCGGTAGAGACGTGCTGCTAGGCGGCGATGGTAACGACACCCTCATCGGTGGGGGCAACAACGATACGCTTACAGGTGGTAACGGTAGAGACACGTTTGTCCTATCAACTGGTGACGGCGCTGATACCATTACAGACTTTGACAGTAAAGACCTGGTTGGACTTGCAGGTGGACTAGGTATTGGAGACCTCTCCTTTGTCGGCAATGACATTTTGGTTACCGATACCAACGAGGTGCTAGCGATCCTCACTAGCATTGATACGACGAGCTTGAACAGCAGCCAGTTCGTCCTGGTCTAAGCACCTTTAGCCTAAACATAGGCGCACTCGAATACAAACATAAGAAAAACGGCCTGCGTCAACAGGCCGCTGTAGTTGTAAACAAAAGGATGATAGAAAAATGGTTTTTCCAGCACAGTTTGACTTAGCCTCCCTCGATGGCAATAACGGCTTCGTTCTTAATGGTGTTGATATAGATGACCGCGCCGGTTTTTCGGTCAGTGGGGCAGGCGATGTCAATGGCGATGGCTTTGATGACTTCATCATCGGTGCACCTGAAGCAGAGCCCAATGGTAGTGATTCAGGCGAGAGCTACGTCGTGTTTGGCTCCGATATGGTTTTTGACACCGTCATCGAACTCTCCAGCTTGGATGGCAGTAACGGCTTCGTAATCAATGGCATTGATATAGGTGATGATTCTGGTACTTCGGTAAGCAGTGCGGGTGATGTCAATGGCGATGGCCTCGGCGACCTCATTGTCGGTGCGCCTGGAGCTAGTCCCAATGGTGATGCTTCGGGTGAGAGCTACGTAGTGTTTGGTTCTGATACGGGCTTTGACGCTTCTTTTGAGCTTTCTAGTCTAGATGGCAGTAACGGCTTTGTGCTCAATGGCATCAATACAGGCGATCGCTCCGGCTTTTCGGTCAGTGGGGCGGGCGATGTCAATGGCGATGGTTTCGATGACCTGATTATTGGCGCGTACAGGGCCAACCCCAATGGTGACCTTTCGGGTAGGAGCTACGTAGTGTTTGGCTCTGACGCAGGCTTTGACGCTGATTTCGAGCTTTCTATCCTAGATAGCAATAATGGCTTTGTTCTCAATGGCATCGATACAGGCGCTCGCTCTGGCTTTTCGGTAAGCAGTGCGGGTGATGTCAATGGCGACGGCTTCGATGACCTCATCATTGGCGCACCCTGGGCTGACCCTAATAGCAGCTTTTCAGGCGAGAGCTACGTGGTGTTTGGTTCTGGTGCGGGCTTTGACACCATCCTCGAGCTTTCTAGCTTGGATGGCAGCAACGGCTTCGTTATTGAGGGCATAGATTTCTTTGACTTCTCCGGTCGTTCAGTAAGCAGTGCGGGAGACATCAACGGTGATGGCTTTGATGACCTGATTATCGGCGCATCTGGCGCTAGCTCCTTTAGTAGTGAGTATGGATTTAGCCTCTATACAGGCGAGAGCTACGTGGTGTTTGGCACCGATGCGGACTTTGATGCTGTGCTTGAGCTTTCTAGCTTAGATGGCAGCAACGGCTTCGTTATTGAGGGCATTGACGAATATGATGGTTTCGGTCGTTCAGTGAGCAGTGCGAGAGACATCAACGGCGATGGCTTCGATGACCTGATTATCGGAGAATATAGCAATTTTAGAGGCACTATCACCGAAGGCGGGAGCTATGTAGTGTTTGGTACCGATGCAGGCTTTGCTACTACGCTCGACCTTAACAGCCTAGATGGCAGTAACGGCTTTGCGTTCAGTGGCTTCGATAAGTATGCTGGCTTCGGCCGTTCGCTCAGCGGGGTGGGGGATGTCAACGGCGATGGCTTCGACGACCTGATCATTGGCAGACCCAATACCTATTCCAGTGGCGTCTCTTCAGGCCAAAGCTACGTGGTATTCGGTGCGGCTAGTAGTGAAACGCTCATCGGCACGGATGGTAATAATGTCCTTGTTGGTGGTAAGGGTAACGACTTACTCGATGGCAAAGCAGGCAACGATGTCCTCGACGGCGATGAGGGTGATGACAATCTCTATGGCGGTAACGATGCTGACATTCTGATCGGCGGCGATGGTAACGACTCGCTCTTCGGTGAGCAGGGCTTCGATACGCTCTATGGCGGTAACGGTGACGACTTACTCCTCGGTGGAAATGGCAAGGACACGCTTATCGGCGGTGATGGCAACGATACACTCGAAGGTGAGATTGGCAAAGACACGCTTATTGGTGGTGAGGGTAACGATCTCCTAACAGGCGGTCAAGGTAGAGACACTTTTGTCTTGGTACTTGGCGAGGGTACGGACACTATTACTGACTTCAGTGGTCAAGATCGGATTGGCTTAGCCGGTGGACTGGGCATCGGCGATCTGTCGTTTGTTGGTAACGACATCCTCTTTACTGATACGAACGAGGTACTAGCGACCCTTAGTGGCATAGACACCACTAGCTTGAACAACAGTCAGTTCGTACTGATTTAGACCGAGTCTGTACAAACCTGTTTGACCACCCAAACTCAAAGGGAAGCTTAAGACAAGAGTTCTTAGCTTCCCTTCGCTGTCATTCAGGCTTTTGTATCTATGAATGCTTCCTCTTCTCAAGCCGATATATCCTACACCAACGTTATGGAGAAATTAGTCGCAGATGAGGTCGCTAGGCAAAAGTCTAAGTTGCCAGAAAAGCTGCGTAGATACATCAAATCGGTCGAGGTCGAAACCTACGCCCTCAACCGATTGCCCGCACTCTATGCCTCCAGCGAAAAAGGATGGCAGATTCAATACGAAAAAGCGGGAAAAACCTACGCTAAAGAGATATACAAAGCCGTACGACAAGGTGTTGCTGCTGTTCAAATTGATCCGTTCAGGGCTTCTCAACCGCTATCTGCTAAGCAAGGTGACAAGTCATCAGCTATCTTGAAGACCTTTCGCGATCTGCTCAATCGGCCTGAGCTAAGCTGGGACGACATTCTACATGAGTGTAAACGCCTACTACTGCCTGATGATCACCCCGAACGTCCATCGCTAGATGACGAGTCAAAGCAGAAGTCTCATCGGCAACCAAGTACCTATGGCAGTATCGAGCCGTGGTCAAGGAAGAGATAGGCGCTCGGACGTAGTCAATCCAACCTTCATGAAACCGTCAAAGGTTTGAAGCACTACTACAGCAATCGGCATTCAGCTAGACCCATGTATCTCTTCAAGTTGGAACTATTTCGAGCTTGATCTTGAGCTTGATTTTAGAGCTTCATCAAGTCCTAGACGTTTGACGCCCTGTCGAAGTCGCTCAGCTTCGGTAGGGTCTAACTTTTCGGCAAGGCTGATGGCCTTATCGAAGGCTGCTTTGCTTTGGGGTAGCTTGCCTAGTTTGAACAGAACAGCGCCCAGATTTTGGTAGGCTACACCGTAGTTTGGATCAAGAGCGATCGCATACTCATAAGCTCGCATTGCCGGTTCTAAGTAACCCTTTGCTTTATGCACCACGCCTAGGTTGAAAAACGTCACTGGGTGCTTTGGATCGATTCGGCCAGCCGCTTCGTACTGCGCGATCGCCCCGTCAAGATTGCCCTTTAGCTTCAGCAATGCGCCTAGATTCAAATAAGCAGACAGCTTTAATAATTCAGCAATAGGAACTGCGATCGCCTTTCTATAAGCTGCTTCAGCCGCCTCAAAGTCTTCTGTATATCGATGCACTATTCCCAGGTGATAATAGGCCTCATACTCTGTTAGTGGCTGCAGTCTGCTTGTAATTGCACTTGCTTTTAGCGCCTGATGAAGCAACGTGAGTGCTTTTTCCCACGCCCGGCTTTGCACATACAAAGCTCCGAGCTTGTTAGCGATTAGCTTATCCTCTGGGTTTGCTGCCAGATACTTAGTCATGATCCGCTCAGCGCGTTTGAATTTATCTTTCGCCTCAATTGGCGTCACGCTATAGTTTGTATGCTCAATGATTGCTCCACTAGTTGCTCCATCGAGCTGCGCCACCTGCCAGTGCGGTTCAGCCGCCATCAGCGCTTCGATACTGTCATCGACGCTCTCATAGATGGGCCTAGTATATTTAATCGAAACTAGGTTGCGAAACAGCCGAGACACCTGAGTATAGGGAGACTGATTGACAGCAATTTCTCGACGTAGAGCAGTCACCATCAACAGGTTTGCAGGATCTATCTGTCCTAGAGGTTTCTCCGCTCTAATGGTGGCAATCAGCCGCTGTCCTGCCGCTGTCAGCGTTTCGTCGGCATCTAGCACGAGTATCCAGTCTTGCGTCGCTTGATCTAGAGAAGCATTGCGAGCGATCGCAAAATCATCGCCCCACATCAAAAAATTCACCTTTGCCCCTGCTGCTGCCGCAATCATAGGCGTATCGTCACCAGAGCCCGTATCCAAGACGATAATCTCGTCTGCTAAGTGCTTGACGCTCGACAGGGCACGAGGCAAATTTTTGGCCTCATCTTTCACAATCATACAAAGGCTAAGCGTCGCCATGAGTCGGGATCTTCCAAAGTGTCTTCTGGGGTGTCATCTAGGGCCTGCTGTTACAATTGCAGCAGATATGAGCTGTCTCGATTGGAGATCAGGTAATGACGGCTGTAACAGCAAAGTGGACTCTGGCAGAATACCATCGCATGATTGACTCTGGCGTACTAGACGAGCGCCAAGTCGAATTGATCAAAGGAGAGATCATTGAGATGGCGCCAGAGGGAAGCCCTCATTCATACTTTGTTTCCGAATCAGGTGAATATCTAATTCGGCTGTTAGGAGAAAAGGCAAAGGTACGCTATGGCAACCCAATTACGCTTCCTAATCAATCCGAGCCAGAACCAGATATCGCAGTTGTTCAGCGTCTCGGCAAGGCGTACCTTCAGCATCACCCATACCCAGAAAATATCTTTTGGTTGATTGAATACTCAAACGCAAGCTTAAACAAAGACCTTAATTTGAAGAGTCAGGTCTATGCAGAAGTCGATATTCCTGAGTACTGGGTTGTTGATCTCAAGAACCGATTACTGATTGTGTTTAGAGAGCCTAAGTCAGGACAGTACTCATCACGCTCTACGTACACTGAAGGCCAGATAGCGCCGCTGGCTTTTCCTGACGTGCCTATCTTAGTCAGCGCTATTATTGACCGGAGCTAAAAAGCTCAGCATACTAATTTCACTGAGCTATGACAAAAGTGATTGAGCCCGCTCTAAAGCAGACCTCACTTGCTCAAAGCCAGTACCACCGGCGCTGTTACGCGCTGAAACGACTTGAGCAGGCGCGATCGCCTCGTAGATATCTGCCTCAAATTTCGGATGCAGCCCCTGCCACTCTTCTAAGCTCAACTCCTTCAATAGTTTTCCTGCTGCCAAAGAAGTCTTCACGACCTTCCCAACCAAGTTATAAGCCTCTCGAAAGGGAACCCCTTTCGCGGCTAGATAATCGGCCACATCCGTCGCATTAGAAAAGTCTTCTGCGACCGCTTGGTTTAGCCTGTCAGTACGAAACGTAATGCCCTCTTGCAGTAAGATAGTCATCGCCTCCAAGCAGCCAGAGACCGTTGCTACCGTATCAAAAATGGCCTCTTTATCTTCTTGCAAATCCTTGTTGTAGGCCAGCGGCAACCCCTTCATCATCACCAACAGCCCCTGCAGGTGGCCAAAAGTTCGTCCAGTCTTACCCCGCACCAGCTCAGGCACATCAGGATTCTTCTTCTGGGGCATGATGCTCGATCCGGTCGAGCAGGTATCGCCCAGGGTTACAAACCG
It includes:
- a CDS encoding FG-GAP repeat protein → MAFPAQFDLADLDGSNGFVINGVDEFDFSGYSVSGAGDVNGDGIDDLIIGATGADPNGEFSGEVYVVFGRSAGFDAAFELSSLDGSNGFVLNGIDGGDRTSRSVSGAGDVNGDGFDDVIISAYSAELNGSSVGENYVVFGSDAGFDAAFELSSLNGSNGFVLNGIDEFDSPGYSVSGAGDVNGDGFDDLIIGAPFADPNGFDSGESYVVFGSDAGFDATLELSSLDGSNGFVLNGIDENGFFGFSVSGAGDVNGDGFDDVIIGAPNSYQGYIVFGSDAGFDAAFEFSSLDGSNFSVIDGVDRGDRFGHSVSGAGDVNGDGFDDVIIGAYTAAPNGNRSAGESYVVFGTDAGFPTTLELSSLDGSNGFVINGVDSGDYSGYSVSGAGDVNGDGFDDVIIGAYQADPDGVNITGESYVVFGTDAGFDAVLELSSLDGSNGFILSGIDEFDFSGFSVSGAGDVNGDGFDDLIIGAFRAAPNGMRLAGESYVVFGATDIGLSTNTIIGTNGDDTLIGSKNKDLLFGLAGNDFLDGRNNSDSLDGGKGNDILNGGRGSDALFGGNGNDILNGGADNDSLDGGNGRDTLNGDKGNDTLDGGRGSDALFGNDGNDILNGGKGNDTLDGGKGNDTLDGGRGNDLLNGGRGLDVLDGGRGNDSLNGGADNDTLDGGKGNDTLDGGRGNDLLTGGNGRDVLLGSDGDDTLVGGGNNDTLTGGNGRDTFVLSVGGGVDTITDFDSKDLIGLAGGLGIGELSFVGSDIFVTDTNEVLATLTGIDTTSLSNSQFVLV
- a CDS encoding TIGR03032 family protein: MTMSSRQPAQATPQPRLELTGSRQFTAWLAEQALSLGFTTYQAGKLFLIGLQKDGRLSVFERTFERCMGLCATGNSLYMSSLYQLWRFENILEPGQLSGEFDALYVPQMSYVTGDLDIHDVAMTTADYTLSSKLLGERVSTPGIVFVNTLFGCLATLSETHSFRPVWHPPFLSKLAAEDRCHLNGLALQDGQPAYVTAVSQSDVADGWRDHRVSGGCVIDVRSNEVVATGLSMPHSPRWYRGKLWLLNSGTGEFGQVDLATGKFEPVAFCPGYLRGLTFADDFAVVGLSQSRGNKTFAELPLEDRLQAKQATPRCGLSVIDLRSGDVAHSLRIEGVVEELYDVVTLPQVRRPQAIGIRSDEIRRVLRVAGE